From a region of the Candidatus Rhabdochlamydia porcellionis genome:
- a CDS encoding ABC transporter substrate-binding protein — translation MPKSLTRVFVISIWIFLLACFLYEPKFSSTSKDSINVFTWGGILNEEIIQSFEKKTGIRVNINNYSSNEELIMKLKATEGQGYDLVIPSDYAVSILIKNQLIKELDRKQLPFFHQFLPGLLGHFFDPENRYSIPLSWEVFGLGIDRDFFIKTFTPSWKMIFDSEVVNYRIVMVNDPIEAIEIAGFYLYGPISSLSKIQAEKVKDLLIQQKSWVAVYANERADYFLGTKSSPLAVASSSYIFRSKRNFSFIDFVVPKEGSFISIENLCIPKTCDKEALVYQFINHLYQRESIRVYWDSFRLFPALDDEQDLDFDPQAYKIFYGLAEDFKKYHFFKSLLPQQKIRDIWVEVKVN, via the coding sequence ATGCCCAAATCCCTTACTCGAGTGTTCGTTATCTCTATTTGGATTTTTTTATTAGCATGTTTCTTATATGAACCTAAATTTTCTTCTACTTCCAAAGATTCTATTAATGTCTTTACATGGGGTGGTATTTTAAATGAGGAGATCATTCAAAGCTTCGAAAAGAAAACAGGCATTAGAGTGAATATCAATAACTACTCCTCTAACGAAGAATTGATTATGAAGCTAAAAGCAACAGAAGGGCAAGGCTATGATCTAGTCATACCCTCTGATTATGCAGTGAGCATTTTGATTAAAAACCAATTAATCAAAGAATTAGATCGAAAGCAACTACCCTTCTTTCATCAGTTCCTTCCCGGATTATTAGGGCATTTCTTTGATCCGGAAAATCGTTATTCTATTCCACTTTCTTGGGAAGTTTTTGGATTAGGGATTGATAGAGACTTTTTCATTAAGACTTTTACCCCTTCTTGGAAGATGATTTTTGATTCAGAAGTAGTAAATTATCGCATTGTTATGGTGAATGATCCCATTGAAGCTATTGAAATAGCTGGATTTTATCTATACGGTCCCATTTCTTCTCTCTCTAAGATTCAAGCTGAAAAAGTCAAAGATCTCTTGATACAACAAAAATCCTGGGTAGCAGTCTATGCAAACGAGAGGGCAGACTATTTTTTAGGGACTAAAAGCTCTCCTTTAGCGGTGGCTTCTAGCTCTTATATTTTTCGCTCAAAGCGCAATTTTAGTTTTATTGATTTTGTTGTTCCTAAAGAAGGATCTTTTATTTCTATTGAAAATCTCTGTATTCCTAAAACATGTGATAAAGAGGCTTTGGTCTATCAATTTATCAACCATCTCTACCAAAGAGAATCTATACGCGTATACTGGGATTCTTTTAGGCTTTTCCCTGCTTTAGATGACGAGCAAGATCTGGATTTCGATCCTCAAGCATATAAGATTTTTTATGGTTTAGCAGAAGACTTTAAAAAATATCATTTTTTTAAAAGCCTTCTTCCTCAACAGAAAATACGAGATATTTGGGTGGAAGTTAAAGTCAATTGA
- a CDS encoding IS630 transposase-related protein, with amino-acid sequence MAYSYDLRKKALDYIEKGNSKEEASQIFGVTARSIFNWIKRKEQRRLAPNKTRKRRPNKIEGEKLKAYLQENPDSYLKEIAERLL; translated from the coding sequence ATGGCATATTCCTATGATTTAAGAAAAAAAGCATTAGACTATATAGAGAAAGGCAATTCAAAAGAAGAAGCAAGTCAAATCTTTGGAGTGACGGCGCGTAGCATATTTAATTGGATCAAGAGAAAAGAACAAAGGCGCTTGGCTCCTAATAAAACAAGAAAAAGACGTCCTAATAAAATTGAAGGAGAAAAGCTAAAAGCGTACCTTCAAGAGAATCCGGATAGCTACTTAAAAGAAATAGCCGAAAGATTACTTTAA
- a CDS encoding transposase, with protein sequence MDNTSFSKSQLSLEMIKKAGCKILFLSLYSPDLNPMEIFWVNFKRKVRSTLKKFKHTS encoded by the coding sequence ATGGACAATACAAGTTTTTCTAAGTCACAGCTGAGTTTAGAAATGATCAAAAAGGCTGGTTGTAAGATCTTATTTTTATCTCTCTATTCACCAGACTTAAATCCAATGGAAATATTTTGGGTCAACTTTAAGAGAAAAGTACGATCAACTCTTAAAAAGTTCAAACATACAAGTTAA
- the murA gene encoding UDP-N-acetylglucosamine 1-carboxyvinyltransferase produces the protein MLKIKGNYPLKGQVKVAGAKNSITKLLVASLLSNKKCIFHNVPDISEVEITVALCQEIGSQIAWDRSNGIIEIITPELKSCYIPQRFSGSNRIPILMIGALLGRTDEDIIVPTAGGCNIGKRPIDFHIHALEKLGAQIEYRRMKKEGAYFARAHHGLIGNIITLPYPSVGATENTILSAVSAKGTTVIKNAAIEPEIVDLMLFLQKLGVTIEMDVDRTIRIQQTKAFHEVEHTVISDRTEAASFALAAISTKGRVLVEGAQHQSMISFLNRLREVNGGFEVKKNGIEFFYNGPLRGGIHLETDVHPGFLTDWQQPFVVLLTQAHGASVVHETVYENRFGYIETLKNMGADIQLFTQCLGGRLCRFAAQNYQHSVVIQGLTPLHAKEICIPDLRAGFAYVLAALLAPETSLLSGVHYLKRGYEKIVEKLSSIGAHIEYVSQKSVPIPLSECVDTIAQISQAKAVK, from the coding sequence ATGCTAAAAATCAAAGGGAATTATCCCCTCAAAGGTCAAGTAAAAGTAGCGGGTGCAAAAAATTCGATCACTAAACTTTTGGTAGCCTCTCTTTTATCCAATAAAAAATGCATTTTCCACAATGTGCCAGATATTTCTGAAGTAGAAATAACTGTTGCGCTTTGTCAAGAAATCGGATCTCAAATCGCTTGGGATCGCTCAAACGGAATTATTGAAATTATCACACCAGAGCTCAAAAGCTGTTACATTCCTCAGCGCTTTTCTGGCTCTAACCGGATCCCTATTTTAATGATTGGTGCTCTTTTAGGTCGCACAGATGAAGATATTATTGTTCCAACAGCTGGTGGGTGCAATATCGGTAAAAGACCTATTGATTTTCATATTCACGCATTAGAAAAGCTAGGTGCACAAATTGAATACCGTCGTATGAAAAAAGAGGGAGCATATTTTGCAAGAGCACATCATGGCTTAATAGGAAATATCATTACTCTGCCTTACCCCTCTGTAGGAGCTACAGAAAATACCATTCTATCTGCTGTTAGCGCAAAAGGCACAACTGTTATTAAAAATGCAGCCATAGAACCAGAAATCGTTGATCTCATGCTCTTTTTACAAAAACTAGGGGTAACCATTGAAATGGATGTAGATCGCACAATCCGTATTCAGCAGACTAAAGCATTTCACGAAGTAGAACACACAGTCATCTCAGATCGCACAGAAGCTGCTTCATTTGCTTTAGCTGCTATTAGCACAAAAGGCAGAGTTTTAGTAGAAGGAGCTCAGCACCAATCAATGATTTCTTTCTTAAATAGATTGCGCGAGGTTAATGGGGGTTTTGAAGTGAAGAAAAATGGTATTGAATTCTTCTATAACGGACCTCTACGCGGTGGCATTCATTTAGAAACCGATGTACATCCAGGATTTCTAACCGATTGGCAACAGCCCTTTGTCGTTTTACTCACCCAAGCACACGGAGCTTCTGTTGTTCATGAAACGGTTTATGAAAATCGCTTTGGCTATATAGAGACGTTAAAAAACATGGGAGCAGATATTCAATTATTCACCCAGTGTCTAGGAGGTCGCTTATGTCGTTTTGCTGCCCAAAATTATCAACATAGTGTTGTAATCCAAGGTCTAACGCCTCTTCATGCAAAAGAGATTTGTATCCCTGATCTACGTGCAGGTTTCGCCTACGTTTTGGCAGCACTACTCGCCCCTGAAACAAGCCTACTTAGTGGGGTTCACTATCTAAAACGCGGTTATGAGAAAATAGTCGAAAAGCTCTCTTCTATCGGAGCTCACATCGAATACGTATCACAAAAAAGCGTTCCTATTCCCCTATCGGAATGCGTAGATACCATTGCTCAGATCTCTCAAGCAAAAGCAGTCAAATAA
- the ddlA gene encoding D-alanine--D-alanine ligase — protein MKKKVRVGLLFGGKSTEHEVSLISAKNILEALDLEKYEPVLMSINKQGQWHLETQETLKKMVFSTAILENFTEKLAIVPIEECKQIVSYKDSKLQQNLDLDVIFPILHGTYGEDGTIQGLLQLANIPFVGAGVLGSAIGMDKDVMKRLLQQAGIPVTPFICLHDYQEVPVFEEVVLKLGCPFFVKPANTGSSIGISKVSNQVAYLLAIKNAFLYDRKILLEKYIQGREIECAVLGNEDLQASLPGEIEPLHEFYSYEAKYIDAKGAKLHIPASLVKEQITQIQTMAMTVFRTLCCEGMARVDFFLTKNQELLINEINTIPGFTRISMYPKLWEISGLSYSQLIDQLIQLAITRHGKGKKTQTRIGV, from the coding sequence ATGAAAAAAAAAGTCAGAGTGGGTCTTCTTTTTGGAGGCAAATCAACAGAACATGAGGTTTCTTTAATTTCAGCGAAAAACATTCTTGAAGCATTAGATCTAGAAAAATATGAGCCGGTTTTAATGAGTATTAATAAACAAGGGCAATGGCATCTAGAAACGCAGGAAACTTTAAAAAAAATGGTTTTTTCTACTGCAATATTAGAGAATTTCACAGAGAAATTAGCCATTGTTCCAATTGAAGAGTGTAAACAGATCGTGAGCTATAAAGACTCTAAGTTGCAACAAAATTTAGACTTGGATGTTATTTTTCCTATTTTACATGGGACATATGGAGAAGATGGAACGATACAAGGATTATTACAATTAGCGAATATTCCCTTTGTAGGTGCTGGTGTGCTTGGGTCTGCTATTGGTATGGATAAAGATGTTATGAAACGTCTCTTGCAACAAGCGGGTATTCCTGTAACCCCTTTTATTTGTCTACATGATTACCAAGAGGTTCCTGTTTTTGAAGAGGTTGTCCTCAAATTAGGTTGTCCTTTCTTTGTAAAACCCGCCAATACAGGATCTTCTATAGGAATATCCAAGGTAAGCAACCAAGTAGCATATCTTTTAGCCATCAAAAACGCTTTTTTATATGATCGCAAAATTTTATTAGAGAAATATATTCAAGGAAGAGAAATCGAATGCGCTGTTTTAGGTAATGAGGATTTACAGGCATCTTTGCCAGGAGAAATAGAGCCTTTGCATGAGTTTTATTCCTATGAAGCAAAATATATAGATGCTAAAGGAGCTAAGCTACATATTCCAGCTTCTCTTGTTAAAGAGCAGATTACACAGATTCAAACAATGGCAATGACCGTTTTCCGAACCCTATGTTGTGAGGGTATGGCACGAGTAGACTTCTTTTTAACAAAAAATCAAGAACTTTTAATTAATGAAATCAATACCATTCCTGGATTTACGCGAATTAGCATGTATCCCAAATTATGGGAGATCAGTGGGCTTTCCTATTCTCAACTCATCGATCAATTAATTCAACTAGCTATTACACGACATGGGAAAGGGAAAAAAACACAAACTAGAATCGGAGTGTAA
- the ispF gene encoding 2-C-methyl-D-erythritol 2,4-cyclodiphosphate synthase, whose protein sequence is MSCTRVGIGQDSHRFLDPDAIKPCIIGGLIFPEAPGLDADSDGDVVFHAICNAITSVTGVSILGDIAIKLCHQEGVTDSQIYLEHALKTLRKQKVQHVALSIEGKKPRLQSRIDEMRQSIARVMQLEILQVGITVTSGNGLTDFGCGDGLQCFCILTTVEC, encoded by the coding sequence ATGTCTTGCACGCGCGTAGGAATTGGTCAAGATAGTCATCGATTTCTAGATCCAGATGCGATCAAGCCCTGTATAATTGGGGGGTTAATCTTTCCAGAAGCTCCTGGTTTAGATGCAGATTCAGATGGAGATGTGGTATTTCATGCGATTTGTAATGCGATTACTTCTGTTACAGGGGTTTCTATTTTAGGAGATATTGCTATTAAGCTCTGTCATCAAGAAGGAGTAACCGATTCACAGATTTATCTGGAGCATGCTTTAAAAACTTTAAGGAAACAAAAAGTACAACACGTAGCTCTTAGCATTGAAGGCAAAAAACCAAGGTTACAAAGCCGTATCGATGAGATGCGTCAATCTATTGCAAGAGTGATGCAACTAGAGATCCTTCAGGTAGGAATTACGGTAACTTCTGGTAATGGATTAACAGATTTTGGATGTGGTGATGGGTTGCAGTGTTTTTGCATTCTTACCACAGTAGAATGTTAA
- a CDS encoding diflavin oxidoreductase: MSILKDSSVCNQLYYRKNPAFISILERILLTKPESTKKTFHLALDIHNAAINFKPGDAIAIYPENDPLIALKISEFLQQDLEQQVYYARSNTTLSLYELLVKRVNITRLTSHMLKAFWAHTQNSQEKQRLEKLLHPQSKEHLTQYLAQTDLIDFLKTYDTTNIPLEKFCENLSPMLPRFYSIASSQLAYPHRLELTVVLIEYKKNNRIQYGTGSHFLCNLAKLEETKLAVYIQPAKDFTLPEDPTAPIIMVGPGTGVAPFRSFIQERIIKEHTGKNWLFFGERNRKYDFFYQDFWENLVATKKLNLDLAFSRDQEDKIYVQHKLLMQAQKIWHWLQEGAYFYLCGDAKQMSKDVEKTLEQIICNQGKMSQEETLSYVKALKKQKRYVKEVY, from the coding sequence ATGTCTATCCTCAAAGATTCTTCCGTTTGTAATCAACTATACTATCGAAAAAATCCAGCATTTATCTCTATTTTAGAGCGTATACTCTTAACAAAACCTGAGTCAACAAAAAAGACATTTCATCTTGCCCTAGATATCCACAATGCTGCTATTAACTTTAAACCAGGAGATGCCATTGCTATCTATCCTGAAAATGACCCTCTTATAGCATTAAAAATCTCGGAATTTCTACAACAAGATCTAGAGCAACAGGTTTACTATGCTCGTAGTAATACAACTCTTTCTTTATATGAACTATTAGTAAAAAGGGTAAATATCACTCGATTGACTTCTCATATGTTAAAAGCATTTTGGGCACATACACAAAATTCCCAAGAAAAACAACGGTTAGAAAAATTACTACATCCTCAATCCAAAGAACATTTAACGCAGTACCTAGCCCAAACCGATTTAATAGACTTTTTAAAAACATATGATACTACAAACATCCCTCTAGAAAAATTTTGTGAAAATCTCTCTCCTATGCTACCTCGATTTTATTCTATTGCCTCCTCACAACTAGCTTATCCCCATCGTTTAGAGTTGACGGTCGTTTTAATAGAGTACAAAAAAAATAACCGTATTCAATATGGGACGGGAAGTCATTTTTTATGCAACTTAGCCAAGTTAGAAGAGACTAAATTAGCTGTTTACATACAACCCGCTAAAGACTTTACACTTCCAGAAGATCCAACAGCTCCTATAATTATGGTAGGGCCTGGGACTGGAGTGGCTCCTTTTAGAAGCTTTATTCAAGAAAGGATCATTAAAGAACATACAGGGAAAAACTGGTTATTCTTTGGGGAAAGAAATCGAAAATACGACTTCTTTTACCAAGATTTTTGGGAAAATCTAGTTGCAACAAAAAAGCTCAATCTCGATCTAGCTTTCTCTCGTGACCAAGAAGATAAAATCTATGTACAACATAAACTTCTTATGCAAGCTCAAAAGATCTGGCATTGGCTTCAAGAAGGCGCTTATTTCTATCTCTGTGGAGATGCAAAACAGATGTCTAAAGATGTAGAGAAAACCCTGGAACAAATCATTTGCAACCAAGGGAAAATGAGCCAAGAAGAGACCTTGAGCTATGTCAAGGCTCTTAAAAAGCAAAAACGCTATGTAAAAGAAGTGTATTAA
- the gltX gene encoding glutamate--tRNA ligase: MKKVRVRIAPSPTGDPHVGTAYMALFNYIFAHHFDGEFILRIEDTDQTRSRPEYEKNIYEALKWVGITWHEGPDVGGPFGPYRQSERTDIYHKYCQLLIEQKKAYKCFATPQELSEMREMAGKLGKRLGYDRRYRNLSTEEVAIREKEGHPYVVRLKIPLSGECVFEDAAKGRISCPWADIDDQILLKSDGFPTYHLANVVDDHLMNISHVIRGDEWMSSTPKHIFLYESFGWTPPVFMHMPLLLGKNGKKLSKRKNPTSIFYYRNSGYLQEAFINFLSLMGYSMLNDKELYSLEEIIREFEPSRIGTSGAYFDIQKLDWLNQQYLINTIPENALWERIKEWSFNDAFMQKLMPLCHTRMKTFGDFMQLCDFFFLNHLAYTDELLCPNQLTKEKSASLLQAMIWSMDAQENWKKPGIERASHEVSEKFDIHHKKMVIPLLYGAITGKRHGLPLFDSVEILGKDRVRARLLNAIQYLGGLSNKKLDLLTKAWHTKDCRSL; encoded by the coding sequence ATGAAAAAAGTACGCGTTCGCATTGCGCCATCTCCTACAGGAGATCCTCATGTAGGCACGGCATACATGGCCCTTTTCAATTATATTTTTGCTCATCATTTCGATGGAGAATTCATTTTAAGAATCGAAGACACAGATCAAACCCGCTCTAGACCAGAGTATGAAAAAAATATTTATGAAGCTCTTAAATGGGTAGGCATTACATGGCATGAAGGACCTGATGTTGGAGGACCTTTTGGACCTTATCGCCAATCAGAACGCACTGATATCTACCACAAATATTGTCAGCTATTAATAGAGCAAAAAAAAGCCTATAAATGTTTTGCTACTCCTCAAGAGCTCTCTGAAATGCGAGAAATGGCTGGTAAACTGGGGAAACGGCTAGGTTATGATCGTAGATATCGTAATTTAAGCACTGAAGAGGTTGCTATACGAGAAAAAGAAGGCCACCCTTATGTGGTTCGTCTTAAGATCCCTTTATCAGGTGAATGCGTCTTTGAAGATGCAGCTAAAGGACGGATCAGCTGTCCTTGGGCTGATATAGATGATCAGATTTTACTCAAATCCGATGGATTTCCTACCTATCATTTAGCAAATGTAGTTGATGATCACCTCATGAACATCTCTCATGTCATTAGAGGGGATGAATGGATGAGCTCAACACCTAAACATATCTTTCTCTATGAAAGCTTTGGATGGACTCCTCCTGTATTTATGCATATGCCTTTACTTCTGGGTAAAAATGGTAAAAAATTATCAAAAAGAAAAAATCCCACTTCTATCTTCTACTACCGAAATAGCGGATATCTACAGGAAGCGTTTATCAATTTCTTAAGTCTAATGGGCTATAGCATGTTAAACGATAAGGAACTCTATAGTTTAGAAGAAATTATCCGTGAATTTGAACCCTCTCGCATCGGTACTTCTGGAGCCTATTTTGATATTCAAAAGTTAGATTGGCTTAACCAGCAATACCTGATTAATACCATCCCTGAGAATGCTTTATGGGAAAGAATCAAGGAGTGGTCATTCAATGATGCTTTTATGCAAAAACTTATGCCTCTTTGTCATACGCGCATGAAAACCTTTGGCGATTTCATGCAGCTATGTGACTTCTTTTTCCTTAACCACCTTGCTTATACAGATGAATTGCTCTGCCCTAATCAATTGACAAAAGAAAAAAGCGCTTCCCTTTTACAAGCAATGATTTGGAGTATGGATGCACAGGAAAATTGGAAAAAACCAGGGATTGAAAGAGCTTCTCATGAAGTCTCTGAGAAATTTGACATTCATCATAAAAAAATGGTAATCCCTTTATTATATGGAGCTATTACAGGAAAACGCCATGGATTGCCTTTGTTTGATTCCGTAGAGATTCTAGGTAAAGATAGAGTGCGTGCCAGATTGTTAAATGCTATTCAATACTTGGGCGGTCTTTCTAATAAAAAACTAGACCTCTTGACAAAAGCATGGCATACAAAAGATTGTAGGTCTTTATAA
- a CDS encoding tail-specific protease Tsp yields MLRILLIFILLVKLTGLEAVEPPKLTAKETRLKTEEILKAHVSYQQLSPELIKRALKNYLEELDPLKTYFLDYEIIRWTDPSEELLKAVLAEYALEKFTVFEEMHQQILLAIDRRNSLEKQLENAPLPEDVSHLEFKDIAWAKNVDALKERLLRIKSLQLRTATKIDPDIRNQFMQRLTKRRLCRENDLKGKTDQERLRIILSYVLKSISSALDSQTIYFTPAEASQFMIQVQQRLFGIGAQLRDDLNGLTVVHILEKSPASFPDKLKIGDRIVAVNNEPIIGLEIIEAVELIRGPQGSSVMLTVLREVKEGENIKENKLEIELIRGEIVLKESRLETQIEPYGNGVIAILHLFCFYQDNHSSSATDLAKAIEEIKKNHLLKGIILDLRNNAGGLLTEAVAVSGLFLSKGIVVSIKDNQDKVFHLRNLENKKEWDGPLIVLINRMSASSSEIVAQTLKDYGRAIIIGDPETFGKGTFQTFTLECNNFGKVNPKGEYKVTRGRYYTASGKSPQLVGVTSDIVLPGVLSELEIGEKYSKFPVETDHIEPHFEDNLADIPFIHKKKISKLYQEDKQSVLPIKNLSLLKKNAEERVATNKNYQNFLKELAKKDELGELTLFFGLNDLQLEETIKVMKDYILLTEKEKPFVAPAA; encoded by the coding sequence ATGCTTCGCATTCTACTTATATTCATATTACTTGTTAAGCTAACAGGCTTAGAAGCAGTAGAACCACCTAAATTAACAGCTAAAGAAACAAGGTTAAAAACAGAAGAAATTTTAAAAGCCCATGTTTCTTATCAACAGCTTAGCCCCGAACTCATTAAAAGAGCTCTTAAAAACTACTTAGAAGAGCTAGATCCCTTAAAAACTTATTTTCTTGATTATGAAATAATTAGGTGGACAGACCCCTCCGAAGAGCTTCTTAAAGCGGTTTTAGCGGAATATGCATTAGAAAAATTTACCGTTTTTGAAGAAATGCACCAACAGATCCTCCTAGCTATCGACAGAAGGAATTCTCTAGAAAAGCAACTGGAAAATGCTCCTCTTCCTGAAGATGTTTCTCACTTAGAATTTAAAGATATTGCATGGGCAAAAAATGTAGATGCATTAAAAGAGCGTCTATTGCGAATTAAGTCATTGCAGCTTCGTACTGCAACAAAAATAGATCCCGATATCCGCAATCAGTTTATGCAAAGATTAACAAAAAGAAGGCTTTGCCGAGAAAACGATTTAAAAGGAAAAACAGACCAGGAAAGGCTGCGCATTATTCTATCCTATGTTCTTAAGTCCATAAGCTCCGCCTTAGACTCTCAAACCATTTATTTTACTCCTGCTGAAGCCAGTCAGTTTATGATTCAAGTACAACAACGTTTATTTGGAATTGGAGCACAATTAAGAGATGACCTTAATGGGCTTACAGTAGTGCATATTCTAGAAAAAAGCCCAGCTAGCTTCCCTGATAAATTAAAAATTGGAGATCGAATTGTTGCTGTAAACAACGAGCCAATTATAGGTTTAGAAATCATAGAAGCTGTAGAACTTATTCGCGGTCCTCAAGGGTCTTCTGTAATGCTAACAGTGCTGCGCGAGGTAAAAGAAGGAGAAAACATTAAAGAAAACAAGCTAGAAATTGAACTTATTCGCGGGGAGATCGTTTTAAAAGAATCCAGATTAGAAACACAAATAGAGCCTTATGGAAATGGCGTGATTGCTATCTTACATTTATTTTGCTTTTATCAAGATAATCATAGCAGTTCCGCAACCGATTTAGCTAAAGCTATAGAGGAGATTAAGAAAAACCATCTTTTAAAAGGAATTATTCTTGATCTGCGTAATAATGCAGGTGGCTTGTTAACCGAGGCTGTGGCGGTAAGTGGCTTATTTCTTTCAAAAGGGATTGTTGTTTCTATTAAGGATAATCAAGATAAGGTTTTTCACTTACGCAACTTAGAAAATAAAAAAGAGTGGGATGGTCCATTAATTGTCCTTATCAACCGCATGAGCGCTTCTTCTTCAGAAATCGTAGCACAAACTCTTAAGGACTATGGAAGAGCTATTATTATAGGAGATCCCGAAACATTTGGAAAAGGAACTTTTCAAACCTTTACTTTAGAATGCAATAATTTCGGTAAAGTAAACCCTAAAGGAGAGTATAAGGTAACTAGAGGTAGATATTATACAGCTTCAGGTAAAAGTCCCCAACTCGTTGGAGTGACAAGTGATATTGTGCTTCCTGGAGTATTATCTGAATTAGAAATTGGGGAGAAATATTCTAAGTTTCCTGTAGAAACAGACCATATTGAGCCTCATTTTGAAGATAACCTCGCTGACATCCCTTTTATCCACAAAAAAAAGATTAGTAAACTTTATCAAGAAGACAAACAATCTGTTTTACCTATTAAAAACTTAAGCCTCTTGAAAAAAAATGCAGAAGAGCGAGTTGCTACTAACAAAAATTATCAAAATTTCTTGAAAGAACTAGCAAAGAAAGATGAGCTAGGAGAGCTCACCTTATTCTTTGGGTTAAATGATTTGCAATTAGAAGAAACAATTAAAGTAATGAAAGACTATATTTTATTAACAGAAAAAGAAAAACCTTTTGTAGCTCCAGCAGCGTAA
- a CDS encoding helix-turn-helix domain-containing protein, giving the protein MEREEIQGGLEELNSSSKKIVSITEAAKINNVTRQAIYVAIKQKKLKAKKDATRWTIDLADLELYRNGKYSRTKSMYNGELLFDNHKGFYSVNQVAQLLNVPAQKVYYATRVGLMKAHRRGAAWVVHIDDIKEYRENYLNKKVHRFEAV; this is encoded by the coding sequence ATGGAAAGAGAAGAAATCCAAGGTGGATTAGAGGAATTAAATTCTTCAAGTAAGAAGATTGTGTCGATTACAGAGGCAGCTAAGATCAACAATGTAACACGACAGGCGATTTATGTAGCGATTAAGCAAAAAAAGCTTAAAGCTAAAAAAGATGCAACAAGATGGACAATTGATCTTGCAGATCTTGAGTTATATCGTAATGGGAAGTATTCCCGTACGAAATCGATGTACAACGGGGAACTTTTATTTGACAATCATAAAGGATTTTATTCCGTTAATCAAGTTGCTCAATTATTAAATGTGCCTGCTCAGAAAGTATACTATGCAACACGCGTAGGACTCATGAAAGCGCATCGTAGAGGAGCTGCCTGGGTAGTTCATATTGATGATATTAAAGAATATCGAGAAAACTATCTGAATAAGAAAGTGCATCGTTTCGAAGCTGTATAA
- a CDS encoding helix-turn-helix domain-containing protein → MNSIESAEEKKFVTLSEAAKINKVTRQAIYVAIKQKKLKAYKNPTRWIIDIEDLDQYKKMKYSRSKSMHNGELLFDNKKGYYSIQQAAKLLKVPYQKIYYATRIGLLKACRKGSAWIVHIDNIKQYQSCYLNKMISNIDEDVS, encoded by the coding sequence ATGAACTCAATCGAATCCGCAGAGGAAAAAAAGTTTGTTACGCTATCAGAAGCGGCAAAAATTAATAAGGTGACACGTCAAGCTATTTATGTGGCGATTAAACAAAAAAAGTTAAAAGCTTATAAAAATCCAACCCGTTGGATTATCGATATAGAAGATTTAGATCAATATAAAAAAATGAAATATTCTCGATCTAAATCTATGCACAATGGAGAGTTATTGTTTGATAATAAAAAAGGATATTATTCAATTCAGCAGGCAGCTAAATTATTAAAAGTGCCTTATCAAAAAATTTACTATGCAACACGTATTGGTTTATTAAAAGCCTGCCGTAAAGGATCTGCATGGATTGTGCATATTGATAATATTAAGCAATATCAAAGTTGTTACCTGAATAAAATGATTTCTAATATAGATGAGGATGTTTCGTAA